From Acomys russatus chromosome 25, mAcoRus1.1, whole genome shotgun sequence, a single genomic window includes:
- the Traf7 gene encoding E3 ubiquitin-protein ligase TRAF7 isoform X4 → MGLAHTNSIAGHLPPLAPLPILHGTRRTAWVQPPDRLPPSVQPPINTPRRSDSAISVRSLHSESSMSLRSTFSLPEEEEEPEPLVFAEQPSVKLCCQLCCNVFKDPVITTCGHTFCRRCALKSEKCPVDNAKLTVVVNNIAVAEQIGELFIHCRHGCHATGTGKPGIFEVDPRGCPFTIKLSARKDHESSCDYRPVRCPNNPSCPPLLKMNLEAHLKECEHIKCPHSKYGCTFIGNQDTYETHLETCRFEGLKEFLQQTDDRFHEMHVALAQKDQEIAFLRSMLGKLSEKIDQLEKSLELKFDVLDENQSKLSEDLMEFRRDASMLNDELSHINARLNMGILGSYDPQQIFKCKGTFVGHQGPVWCLCVYSMGDLLFSGSSDKTIKVWDTCTTYKCQKTLEGHDGIVLALCIQGCKLYSGSADCTIIVWDIQNLQKVNTIRAHDNPVCTLVSSHNMLFSGSLKAIKVWDIVGTELKLKKELTGLNHWVRALVAAQSYLYSGSYQTIKIWDIRTLDCIHVLQTSGGSVYSIAVTNHHIVCGTYENLIHVWDIESKEQVRTLTGHVGTVYALAVISTPDQTKVFSASYDRSLRVWSMDNMICTQTLLRHQGSVTALAVSRGRLFSGAVDSTVKVWTC, encoded by the exons ATGGGACTAGCACATACAAACAGCATCGCAGGACACCTTCCTCCTCTAGCACCCTTGCCTATTCTCCACGGGACGAGGAGGACAGCATG GGTTCAACCCCCTGATAGGCTGCCTCCATCTGTGCAGCCCCCCATCAACACTCCACGCCGCTCTGACTCAGCCATCTCAGTCCGCTCACTACACTCCGAATCCAGCATGTCCCTGCGCTCCACGTTCTCGctgcctgaggaggaggaggagccg GAACCATTGGTATTTGCCGAGCAGCCTTCTGTAAAGCTGTGCTGCCAGCTCTGCTGCAATGTCTTCAAGGACCCTGTGATCACTACGTGTGGG CACACCTTCTGTAGAAGATGCGCCTTGAAGTCGG AGAAGTGTCCTGTGGACAATGCCAAGCTAACAGTAGTGGTGAACAACATTGCAGTAGCTGAGCAGATCGGCGAGCTCTTCATACATTGTCGGCATGGTTGCCATGCAACAGGCACTGGAAAGCCTGGCATCTTTGAGGTAGACCCCAGGGGCTGCCCCTTCACCATCAAGCTTAGTGCCCGGAA GGACCACGAGAGTAGCTGTGACTACAGGCCTGTGCGCTGCCCCAACAACCCCAGCTGCCCACCCCTTCTCAAGATGAACCTAGAAGCCCACCTGAAAGAATGCGAGCACATCAAGTGTCCCCACTCTAAGTACGG GTGCACATTTATTGGGAACCAGGACACCTATGAGACGCACCTGGAAACGTGCCGCTTCGAGGGCCTGAAGGAGTTCCTGCAGCAGACTGACGACCGATTCCATGAGATGCATGTGGCGCTGGCCCAGAAGGACCAGGAGATTGCCTTCCTGCGCTCCATGCTGGGCAAGCTCTCCGAGAAGATTGACCAGCTGGAGAAGAGCCTCGAGCTCAAGTTTG ATGTTCTGGATGAGAACCAGAGCAAGCTCAGCGAGGACCTCATGGAGTTCCGGAGGGATGCATCCATGCTGAAT GATGAGCTGTCTCATATCAACGCACGCCTGAACATGGGTATCCTTGGAT CCTATGACCCTCAGCAGATCTTTAAGTGCAAAGGGACCTTTGTGGGCCACCAGGGCCCTGTctggtgtctctgtgtctattcCATGGGTGACCTGCTCTTTAGTGGCTCTTCTGACAAGACGATCAAG GTGTGGGACACGTGTACCACTTACAAGTGCCAAAAGACACTGGAGGGCCATGATGGCATTGTGTTGGCGCTCTGCATCCAGGG GTGCAAACTCTACAGTGGGTCTGCAGACTGCACCATCATT gtgtggGACATCCAGAACCTACAGAAGGTGAACACCATCCGGGCCCACGACAACCCTGTGTGCACACTGGTGTCCTCCCATAACATGCTCTTCAGTGGCTCCCTGAAGGCCATTAAG GTCTGGGACATCGTGGGCACTGAGCTAAAATTGAAGAAGGAGCTCACAGGCCTCAACCACTGGGTGCGggccctggtggcagcacagagcTATCTGTACAGTGGCTCTTACCAGACAATCAAG ATCTGGGACATTCGGACCCTTGACTGCATCCATGTCCTGCAGACATCTGGTGGCAGTGTCTACTCCATTGCTGTGACGAATCACCACATTGTCTGTGGCACCTACGAGAACCTCATTCAT GTATGGGACATTGAGTCCAAAGAGCAGGTGCGGACCTTAACGGGTCATGTGGGCACGGTATATGCCCTGGCAGTCATTTCAACACCAGACCAGACCAAAGTCTTCAGTGCATCCTATGACCGGTCCCTCAGG gtctggAGTATGGACAACATGATCTGCACACAGACACTGCTGCGCCATCAGGGCAGCGTAACGGCACTGGCTGTTTCCCGGGGCAGGCTCTTCTCAGGAGCTGTGGACAGCACCGTGAAG GTTTGGACATGCTAA
- the Traf7 gene encoding E3 ubiquitin-protein ligase TRAF7 isoform X2: protein MSSAKSARYNRFSGGPASLPSPDSSGTRMETTFGPTFSTVTTITKADGTSTYKQHRRTPSSSSTLAYSPRDEEDSMPPINTPRRSDSAISVRSLHSESSMSLRSTFSLPEEEEEPEPLVFAEQPSVKLCCQLCCNVFKDPVITTCGHTFCRRCALKSEKCPVDNAKLTVVVNNIAVAEQIGELFIHCRHGCHATGTGKPGIFEVDPRGCPFTIKLSARKDHESSCDYRPVRCPNNPSCPPLLKMNLEAHLKECEHIKCPHSKYGCTFIGNQDTYETHLETCRFEGLKEFLQQTDDRFHEMHVALAQKDQEIAFLRSMLGKLSEKIDQLEKSLELKFDVLDENQSKLSEDLMEFRRDASMLNDELSHINARLNMGILGSYDPQQIFKCKGTFVGHQGPVWCLCVYSMGDLLFSGSSDKTIKVWDTCTTYKCQKTLEGHDGIVLALCIQGCKLYSGSADCTIIVWDIQNLQKVNTIRAHDNPVCTLVSSHNMLFSGSLKAIKVWDIVGTELKLKKELTGLNHWVRALVAAQSYLYSGSYQTIKIWDIRTLDCIHVLQTSGGSVYSIAVTNHHIVCGTYENLIHVWDIESKEQVRTLTGHVGTVYALAVISTPDQTKVFSASYDRSLRVWSMDNMICTQTLLRHQGSVTALAVSRGRLFSGAVDSTVKVWTC, encoded by the exons ATGAGCTCAGCCAAGAGTGCCCGCTACAACCGCTTCTCTGGGGGACCCGCCAGCCTCCCTTCCCCAGACAGCAGTGGG ACCAGAATGGAAACGACCTTTGGGCCGACCTTTTCGaccgtcaccaccatcaccaaag CTGATGGGACTAGCACATACAAACAGCATCGCAGGACACCTTCCTCCTCTAGCACCCTTGCCTATTCTCCACGGGACGAGGAGGACAGCATG CCCCCCATCAACACTCCACGCCGCTCTGACTCAGCCATCTCAGTCCGCTCACTACACTCCGAATCCAGCATGTCCCTGCGCTCCACGTTCTCGctgcctgaggaggaggaggagccg GAACCATTGGTATTTGCCGAGCAGCCTTCTGTAAAGCTGTGCTGCCAGCTCTGCTGCAATGTCTTCAAGGACCCTGTGATCACTACGTGTGGG CACACCTTCTGTAGAAGATGCGCCTTGAAGTCGG AGAAGTGTCCTGTGGACAATGCCAAGCTAACAGTAGTGGTGAACAACATTGCAGTAGCTGAGCAGATCGGCGAGCTCTTCATACATTGTCGGCATGGTTGCCATGCAACAGGCACTGGAAAGCCTGGCATCTTTGAGGTAGACCCCAGGGGCTGCCCCTTCACCATCAAGCTTAGTGCCCGGAA GGACCACGAGAGTAGCTGTGACTACAGGCCTGTGCGCTGCCCCAACAACCCCAGCTGCCCACCCCTTCTCAAGATGAACCTAGAAGCCCACCTGAAAGAATGCGAGCACATCAAGTGTCCCCACTCTAAGTACGG GTGCACATTTATTGGGAACCAGGACACCTATGAGACGCACCTGGAAACGTGCCGCTTCGAGGGCCTGAAGGAGTTCCTGCAGCAGACTGACGACCGATTCCATGAGATGCATGTGGCGCTGGCCCAGAAGGACCAGGAGATTGCCTTCCTGCGCTCCATGCTGGGCAAGCTCTCCGAGAAGATTGACCAGCTGGAGAAGAGCCTCGAGCTCAAGTTTG ATGTTCTGGATGAGAACCAGAGCAAGCTCAGCGAGGACCTCATGGAGTTCCGGAGGGATGCATCCATGCTGAAT GATGAGCTGTCTCATATCAACGCACGCCTGAACATGGGTATCCTTGGAT CCTATGACCCTCAGCAGATCTTTAAGTGCAAAGGGACCTTTGTGGGCCACCAGGGCCCTGTctggtgtctctgtgtctattcCATGGGTGACCTGCTCTTTAGTGGCTCTTCTGACAAGACGATCAAG GTGTGGGACACGTGTACCACTTACAAGTGCCAAAAGACACTGGAGGGCCATGATGGCATTGTGTTGGCGCTCTGCATCCAGGG GTGCAAACTCTACAGTGGGTCTGCAGACTGCACCATCATT gtgtggGACATCCAGAACCTACAGAAGGTGAACACCATCCGGGCCCACGACAACCCTGTGTGCACACTGGTGTCCTCCCATAACATGCTCTTCAGTGGCTCCCTGAAGGCCATTAAG GTCTGGGACATCGTGGGCACTGAGCTAAAATTGAAGAAGGAGCTCACAGGCCTCAACCACTGGGTGCGggccctggtggcagcacagagcTATCTGTACAGTGGCTCTTACCAGACAATCAAG ATCTGGGACATTCGGACCCTTGACTGCATCCATGTCCTGCAGACATCTGGTGGCAGTGTCTACTCCATTGCTGTGACGAATCACCACATTGTCTGTGGCACCTACGAGAACCTCATTCAT GTATGGGACATTGAGTCCAAAGAGCAGGTGCGGACCTTAACGGGTCATGTGGGCACGGTATATGCCCTGGCAGTCATTTCAACACCAGACCAGACCAAAGTCTTCAGTGCATCCTATGACCGGTCCCTCAGG gtctggAGTATGGACAACATGATCTGCACACAGACACTGCTGCGCCATCAGGGCAGCGTAACGGCACTGGCTGTTTCCCGGGGCAGGCTCTTCTCAGGAGCTGTGGACAGCACCGTGAAG GTTTGGACATGCTAA
- the Traf7 gene encoding E3 ubiquitin-protein ligase TRAF7 isoform X3, with the protein MSSAKSARYNRFSGGPASLPSPDSSGTRMETTFGPTFSTVTTITKAADGTSTYKQHRRTPSSSSTLAYSPRDEEDSMPPINTPRRSDSAISVRSLHSESSMSLRSTFSLPEEEEEPEPLVFAEQPSVKLCCQLCCNVFKDPVITTCGHTFCRRCALKSEKCPVDNAKLTVVVNNIAVAEQIGELFIHCRHGCHATGTGKPGIFEVDPRGCPFTIKLSARKDHESSCDYRPVRCPNNPSCPPLLKMNLEAHLKECEHIKCPHSKCTFIGNQDTYETHLETCRFEGLKEFLQQTDDRFHEMHVALAQKDQEIAFLRSMLGKLSEKIDQLEKSLELKFDVLDENQSKLSEDLMEFRRDASMLNDELSHINARLNMGILGSYDPQQIFKCKGTFVGHQGPVWCLCVYSMGDLLFSGSSDKTIKVWDTCTTYKCQKTLEGHDGIVLALCIQGCKLYSGSADCTIIVWDIQNLQKVNTIRAHDNPVCTLVSSHNMLFSGSLKAIKVWDIVGTELKLKKELTGLNHWVRALVAAQSYLYSGSYQTIKIWDIRTLDCIHVLQTSGGSVYSIAVTNHHIVCGTYENLIHVWDIESKEQVRTLTGHVGTVYALAVISTPDQTKVFSASYDRSLRVWSMDNMICTQTLLRHQGSVTALAVSRGRLFSGAVDSTVKVWTC; encoded by the exons ATGAGCTCAGCCAAGAGTGCCCGCTACAACCGCTTCTCTGGGGGACCCGCCAGCCTCCCTTCCCCAGACAGCAGTGGG ACCAGAATGGAAACGACCTTTGGGCCGACCTTTTCGaccgtcaccaccatcaccaaag cAGCTGATGGGACTAGCACATACAAACAGCATCGCAGGACACCTTCCTCCTCTAGCACCCTTGCCTATTCTCCACGGGACGAGGAGGACAGCATG CCCCCCATCAACACTCCACGCCGCTCTGACTCAGCCATCTCAGTCCGCTCACTACACTCCGAATCCAGCATGTCCCTGCGCTCCACGTTCTCGctgcctgaggaggaggaggagccg GAACCATTGGTATTTGCCGAGCAGCCTTCTGTAAAGCTGTGCTGCCAGCTCTGCTGCAATGTCTTCAAGGACCCTGTGATCACTACGTGTGGG CACACCTTCTGTAGAAGATGCGCCTTGAAGTCGG AGAAGTGTCCTGTGGACAATGCCAAGCTAACAGTAGTGGTGAACAACATTGCAGTAGCTGAGCAGATCGGCGAGCTCTTCATACATTGTCGGCATGGTTGCCATGCAACAGGCACTGGAAAGCCTGGCATCTTTGAGGTAGACCCCAGGGGCTGCCCCTTCACCATCAAGCTTAGTGCCCGGAA GGACCACGAGAGTAGCTGTGACTACAGGCCTGTGCGCTGCCCCAACAACCCCAGCTGCCCACCCCTTCTCAAGATGAACCTAGAAGCCCACCTGAAAGAATGCGAGCACATCAAGTGTCCCCACTCTAA GTGCACATTTATTGGGAACCAGGACACCTATGAGACGCACCTGGAAACGTGCCGCTTCGAGGGCCTGAAGGAGTTCCTGCAGCAGACTGACGACCGATTCCATGAGATGCATGTGGCGCTGGCCCAGAAGGACCAGGAGATTGCCTTCCTGCGCTCCATGCTGGGCAAGCTCTCCGAGAAGATTGACCAGCTGGAGAAGAGCCTCGAGCTCAAGTTTG ATGTTCTGGATGAGAACCAGAGCAAGCTCAGCGAGGACCTCATGGAGTTCCGGAGGGATGCATCCATGCTGAAT GATGAGCTGTCTCATATCAACGCACGCCTGAACATGGGTATCCTTGGAT CCTATGACCCTCAGCAGATCTTTAAGTGCAAAGGGACCTTTGTGGGCCACCAGGGCCCTGTctggtgtctctgtgtctattcCATGGGTGACCTGCTCTTTAGTGGCTCTTCTGACAAGACGATCAAG GTGTGGGACACGTGTACCACTTACAAGTGCCAAAAGACACTGGAGGGCCATGATGGCATTGTGTTGGCGCTCTGCATCCAGGG GTGCAAACTCTACAGTGGGTCTGCAGACTGCACCATCATT gtgtggGACATCCAGAACCTACAGAAGGTGAACACCATCCGGGCCCACGACAACCCTGTGTGCACACTGGTGTCCTCCCATAACATGCTCTTCAGTGGCTCCCTGAAGGCCATTAAG GTCTGGGACATCGTGGGCACTGAGCTAAAATTGAAGAAGGAGCTCACAGGCCTCAACCACTGGGTGCGggccctggtggcagcacagagcTATCTGTACAGTGGCTCTTACCAGACAATCAAG ATCTGGGACATTCGGACCCTTGACTGCATCCATGTCCTGCAGACATCTGGTGGCAGTGTCTACTCCATTGCTGTGACGAATCACCACATTGTCTGTGGCACCTACGAGAACCTCATTCAT GTATGGGACATTGAGTCCAAAGAGCAGGTGCGGACCTTAACGGGTCATGTGGGCACGGTATATGCCCTGGCAGTCATTTCAACACCAGACCAGACCAAAGTCTTCAGTGCATCCTATGACCGGTCCCTCAGG gtctggAGTATGGACAACATGATCTGCACACAGACACTGCTGCGCCATCAGGGCAGCGTAACGGCACTGGCTGTTTCCCGGGGCAGGCTCTTCTCAGGAGCTGTGGACAGCACCGTGAAG GTTTGGACATGCTAA
- the Traf7 gene encoding E3 ubiquitin-protein ligase TRAF7 isoform X1 yields the protein MSSAKSARYNRFSGGPASLPSPDSSGTRMETTFGPTFSTVTTITKAADGTSTYKQHRRTPSSSSTLAYSPRDEEDSMPPINTPRRSDSAISVRSLHSESSMSLRSTFSLPEEEEEPEPLVFAEQPSVKLCCQLCCNVFKDPVITTCGHTFCRRCALKSEKCPVDNAKLTVVVNNIAVAEQIGELFIHCRHGCHATGTGKPGIFEVDPRGCPFTIKLSARKDHESSCDYRPVRCPNNPSCPPLLKMNLEAHLKECEHIKCPHSKYGCTFIGNQDTYETHLETCRFEGLKEFLQQTDDRFHEMHVALAQKDQEIAFLRSMLGKLSEKIDQLEKSLELKFDVLDENQSKLSEDLMEFRRDASMLNDELSHINARLNMGILGSYDPQQIFKCKGTFVGHQGPVWCLCVYSMGDLLFSGSSDKTIKVWDTCTTYKCQKTLEGHDGIVLALCIQGCKLYSGSADCTIIVWDIQNLQKVNTIRAHDNPVCTLVSSHNMLFSGSLKAIKVWDIVGTELKLKKELTGLNHWVRALVAAQSYLYSGSYQTIKIWDIRTLDCIHVLQTSGGSVYSIAVTNHHIVCGTYENLIHVWDIESKEQVRTLTGHVGTVYALAVISTPDQTKVFSASYDRSLRVWSMDNMICTQTLLRHQGSVTALAVSRGRLFSGAVDSTVKVWTC from the exons ATGAGCTCAGCCAAGAGTGCCCGCTACAACCGCTTCTCTGGGGGACCCGCCAGCCTCCCTTCCCCAGACAGCAGTGGG ACCAGAATGGAAACGACCTTTGGGCCGACCTTTTCGaccgtcaccaccatcaccaaag cAGCTGATGGGACTAGCACATACAAACAGCATCGCAGGACACCTTCCTCCTCTAGCACCCTTGCCTATTCTCCACGGGACGAGGAGGACAGCATG CCCCCCATCAACACTCCACGCCGCTCTGACTCAGCCATCTCAGTCCGCTCACTACACTCCGAATCCAGCATGTCCCTGCGCTCCACGTTCTCGctgcctgaggaggaggaggagccg GAACCATTGGTATTTGCCGAGCAGCCTTCTGTAAAGCTGTGCTGCCAGCTCTGCTGCAATGTCTTCAAGGACCCTGTGATCACTACGTGTGGG CACACCTTCTGTAGAAGATGCGCCTTGAAGTCGG AGAAGTGTCCTGTGGACAATGCCAAGCTAACAGTAGTGGTGAACAACATTGCAGTAGCTGAGCAGATCGGCGAGCTCTTCATACATTGTCGGCATGGTTGCCATGCAACAGGCACTGGAAAGCCTGGCATCTTTGAGGTAGACCCCAGGGGCTGCCCCTTCACCATCAAGCTTAGTGCCCGGAA GGACCACGAGAGTAGCTGTGACTACAGGCCTGTGCGCTGCCCCAACAACCCCAGCTGCCCACCCCTTCTCAAGATGAACCTAGAAGCCCACCTGAAAGAATGCGAGCACATCAAGTGTCCCCACTCTAAGTACGG GTGCACATTTATTGGGAACCAGGACACCTATGAGACGCACCTGGAAACGTGCCGCTTCGAGGGCCTGAAGGAGTTCCTGCAGCAGACTGACGACCGATTCCATGAGATGCATGTGGCGCTGGCCCAGAAGGACCAGGAGATTGCCTTCCTGCGCTCCATGCTGGGCAAGCTCTCCGAGAAGATTGACCAGCTGGAGAAGAGCCTCGAGCTCAAGTTTG ATGTTCTGGATGAGAACCAGAGCAAGCTCAGCGAGGACCTCATGGAGTTCCGGAGGGATGCATCCATGCTGAAT GATGAGCTGTCTCATATCAACGCACGCCTGAACATGGGTATCCTTGGAT CCTATGACCCTCAGCAGATCTTTAAGTGCAAAGGGACCTTTGTGGGCCACCAGGGCCCTGTctggtgtctctgtgtctattcCATGGGTGACCTGCTCTTTAGTGGCTCTTCTGACAAGACGATCAAG GTGTGGGACACGTGTACCACTTACAAGTGCCAAAAGACACTGGAGGGCCATGATGGCATTGTGTTGGCGCTCTGCATCCAGGG GTGCAAACTCTACAGTGGGTCTGCAGACTGCACCATCATT gtgtggGACATCCAGAACCTACAGAAGGTGAACACCATCCGGGCCCACGACAACCCTGTGTGCACACTGGTGTCCTCCCATAACATGCTCTTCAGTGGCTCCCTGAAGGCCATTAAG GTCTGGGACATCGTGGGCACTGAGCTAAAATTGAAGAAGGAGCTCACAGGCCTCAACCACTGGGTGCGggccctggtggcagcacagagcTATCTGTACAGTGGCTCTTACCAGACAATCAAG ATCTGGGACATTCGGACCCTTGACTGCATCCATGTCCTGCAGACATCTGGTGGCAGTGTCTACTCCATTGCTGTGACGAATCACCACATTGTCTGTGGCACCTACGAGAACCTCATTCAT GTATGGGACATTGAGTCCAAAGAGCAGGTGCGGACCTTAACGGGTCATGTGGGCACGGTATATGCCCTGGCAGTCATTTCAACACCAGACCAGACCAAAGTCTTCAGTGCATCCTATGACCGGTCCCTCAGG gtctggAGTATGGACAACATGATCTGCACACAGACACTGCTGCGCCATCAGGGCAGCGTAACGGCACTGGCTGTTTCCCGGGGCAGGCTCTTCTCAGGAGCTGTGGACAGCACCGTGAAG GTTTGGACATGCTAA